The Hymenobacter swuensis DY53 genome includes the window GAGCAGACGATAGGGCCACCAGAACCGGCGACGTGAAACAGAAGGTCAGCCCCAAAGAAAACGGAACTGACGGAGCAAAAGACGCAATTCTACGCTTTCGAATGCATCTTTCTTTTTGTCAATCGACATTCTGTTTCCTCCACTCCCACTTTCCGTCTGCTTGTCTGCTTTGATCCACGACTTATCTGTACTTCGCCGTGCTCATGGCCGGGCTACCTACTTACACCGGCTGCACCTATTTCAGTCAGCAGTGCAGGTACTGAGAACGAGCGTGCGAAGTGTAGCATTCAATGCGAGTTATCAGCCCGAATGAACGCTCCACCTCGCACATTGCTGCCTTCAGCTTATAACCGGGCTACGTTGGCGTAGTCCAGCTCGAATGGTTTGATTTCTATTTCGTGCCGCATTTTCTCTACCACTCCCCGCCCGAACAGGCTGATACCAGCATTAAATACCACTAGTGCCACGGTGCCAGCAGCTACCCACTCAGAAGTAGGATGACCGTTGCGTTTCTTATCGGCGGCCCATTGTACTAGGCAACTGCCCAGGCCAATCGTCATCAGGCCGGCCGGGGCGAAAGTCAACCATTTTTCCTTGTGCGTCATCGGGAATTCGGGAGAGTAAGTAGAAGAGAATGGGAGGTTGGGAGTCCGGGACCTATTGCGGCGGCCGCTTCACCTTATACAATCGTACCTTTGCGCCGTGGGGTTACGTCAGATCTCAACTATATTTTGCCAGACCACCCTGGGCTGGCCTATTTGGCCTTTTCATGCTTGTTCCTCCTTACCAGCGGCTGCTTCAACTGGCTTTCCCGCAGGAAGCCGATGCTACCCGTTACCTCCATCCAACCACCACGGCCGCCTATCGCACCTTCGAGCAGGCCAGCCCCACCGATATTGCCTACCGCTTCGAGCGGGTGCGCCTGGGAGTAGCCATGTCTCTAATGAAGCTGCTCTCCGACCTGGGCGACCTGCAGGAAGCCCGCGCGGTACTGGATGTGCTGTACAAGGCTCTAAAGGCTCCCTCCGTAGCCGCCATCGATGCCAGCATTCATAAAGAAGCTACTACCTTCGAGAAGCTCTACACCAATCTGTACGTGAATGAGGACGGCGAGCAGCTCCTGAACCTCTTCGAGCGCACCCTCGATGCTGATTCTCAGCCTTTGATGGATGATGTAATCCGGGAGGCCCTACGCTTGGCTCCCCAACTCGATTTCACGCATCTGACCGAAGAAGACGAGGACGAATAAGTTGCCCAGAGTCATACAGCAAAAAGGCCGCTCCGGAATCCGAAGCGGCCTTTTTGTTTAGTTCAGGAGGGCTATAGTCAGCTAGCGTTTAGTTGTAGCCAGGGTTCTGCACTAGCGTCGGATTCACATCCCGCTCACGTTGCGGAATGGGTAACACCAGTCGGTCATCGGTGGCGGCCAGTGTCCCAACGGTTTCGTTGTTGCGTTTGGCATCCCACAACCGGAAACCTTCGAATGCCAGTTCCAGCCGCCGCTCCTTCAGAATATCAACCAGGGTTACGGATGTGAGGGCCGATAAACCAGCCCGCGCCCGAATACGGTTGACGTCGGCCAGAGGCGTAGCACCTAGTGTGGTACCGGCGCGCAGGTTGGCTTCGGCGCGGGTCAGGTACAGTTCGGCCAGCCGCATGACCTTCACATTGCCGTACTGGTTGTCGAATTTGAGCGTGTACACATCATCGAAAAATGCTCCCCGCTCGTCATCGGCCTCGTACAGGTTGAGATGGTCTTCCTGTACTTCAATATCGCCGCGCTGGGCGGGCGAGAAGTAGGTATTCAGGTCGTTGATGCCGTCCTGCGAGGTAATCTGGATGGCAAATATATCCTCCGACGTGTTGGTCGTCGTCGTAAACTCTTCGGCGTAGGTGCCCGTCAGAGAGTAGCGGTTGGAGGTAATAACACGGTTGGCTGCCTGGGCTGCCTCCGCGTAGCGGCGCTGCTGCAGATACACTCGGGAAAGCATGCCGGCCGCTGCCCCCCGGGTGGCGAAGAAGCCGTTGGTTACAGGTAGTTTGGCTTCGGCAGTGGTCAGGTCACTTAGTACTTGGGTGTACACTTCGGCCACTGTGTTGCGGGCCACCTGGTTGGTTGCACCCAATGTCAGTGTCGGGCTCAGAACCAGGGGCACTCCGGGGTTAGCCTGCGGGCTGCCGTTGCTCCAGTCTTTGGCGTAGAGCCGCACCAACTCAAAGTACAGAGCCGCCCGGATGAAACGCGCTTCGCCCTCTACCCGGTCGCGCCGCGCCGTCGACACTTTGTCGATGTTGGCCAGCACGTTGTTAGCAATATTAATGGTCTGGTAGGCATCCAGCCAGGTACCCGCCGCAAAGGTGTTGTTGGTAATGACGGTTTTCTGAATGTACTCGCGGGGCTGGGTAAATGTACCGACGAAGCTGATTTCGCCCGCGTCGCCCAGTAGCTCAGAGGTGAACTGAATATAGCCCGCGTAGAGGCGGTTGCTGCTGAGTGCACTGTAAGCGCCCACCAGCGCGGCCTCCACATCGGCGGAGGTATTGAGTGCTTTGGCAGAATCAATACGGTCAACGGGCTCAATATCGAGCTTATCGTTACAACCGGTCAGCGTGGCGGTTGCCAGCAGGGCCGTCAGCGTCAGGAAGCGGAAAGTATTTTTCATGATTTTTCTTCAGGAAGGCAAAAAGTAGATAACCCGGCAGGTGTTAGAAGCCGATGTTTACACCAAACGTGAGCGTTTTCGCCTGGGGGGCCGAGTAGAAATCGTTGCCCTGGGAAATGTTGCCCGTGTTTGCATCCGACGACAGGTAATCGGCATTTACCTCCGGGTCCCAGCCTTTATAA containing:
- a CDS encoding RagB/SusD family nutrient uptake outer membrane protein: MKNTFRFLTLTALLATATLTGCNDKLDIEPVDRIDSAKALNTSADVEAALVGAYSALSSNRLYAGYIQFTSELLGDAGEISFVGTFTQPREYIQKTVITNNTFAAGTWLDAYQTINIANNVLANIDKVSTARRDRVEGEARFIRAALYFELVRLYAKDWSNGSPQANPGVPLVLSPTLTLGATNQVARNTVAEVYTQVLSDLTTAEAKLPVTNGFFATRGAAAGMLSRVYLQQRRYAEAAQAANRVITSNRYSLTGTYAEEFTTTTNTSEDIFAIQITSQDGINDLNTYFSPAQRGDIEVQEDHLNLYEADDERGAFFDDVYTLKFDNQYGNVKVMRLAELYLTRAEANLRAGTTLGATPLADVNRIRARAGLSALTSVTLVDILKERRLELAFEGFRLWDAKRNNETVGTLAATDDRLVLPIPQRERDVNPTLVQNPGYN